In Carya illinoinensis cultivar Pawnee chromosome 7, C.illinoinensisPawnee_v1, whole genome shotgun sequence, the following are encoded in one genomic region:
- the LOC122316669 gene encoding probable diphthine methyl ester synthase isoform X2, which yields MLYIVGLGLGDEKDITLRGLEAVKKCGKVYIEAYTSLLSFGLSSDGLSTLEKLYGKSITLADREMVEEKADEILSEARGSDVAFLVVGDPFGATTHTDLVVRAKKIGVNVKVIHNASVMNAVGVCGLQLYRYGETVSLPFFTETWRPDSFYEKIQRNRGLGLHTLCLLDIRVKEPTLESLCRGRKQYEPPKYMTINTAIEQLLEVEQMRGESAYSECTQCVGFARVGSEDQMIVAGTMRQLQTINFGTPLHCLVIVGQTHPVEEEMLEFYKLKGGSMQQIENVTV from the exons atgttgtaCATAGTCGGTCTGGGACTGGGCGATGAGAAGGACATTACTCTTAGAGGTTTAGAAGCAGTGAAGAAATGTGGAAAGGTTTACATAGAGGCATACACTTCACTCCTCTCTTTCGGTCTCTCTTCCGATGGCCTTTCCACACTG GAGAAATTGTATGGGAAATCAATTACACTTGCAGATAGGGAAATGGTAGAGGAAAAAGCGGATGAAATTTTATCGGAGGCTCGTGGGTCTGACGTGGCTTTCCTTGTTGTTGGAGATCCTTTTGG AGCAACAACTCACACCGATCTTGTTGTTCGAGCAAAGAAAATTGGGGTTAATGTCAAGGTGATACACAATGCATCAGTGATGAATGCTGTCGGTGTATGTGGGTTACAACTTTACCGCTATGGAGAGACCGTTTCATTACCATTTTTTACTGAAACATGGAGACCTGATAGTTTTTATGAGAAGATTCAAAGAAATCGCGGGCTCGGATTACATACACTCTGCTTGCTGG ATATACGTGTAAAGGAACCCACTCTGGAATCTTTATGCAG AGGAAGAAAGCAGTATGAACCACCTAAATATATGACAATAAACACTGCCATTGAGCAACTCTTGGAGGTTGAGCAAATGCGTGGAGAATCTG CATACAGTGAATGCACTCAATGTGTGGGGTTTGCTCGTGTAGGAAGTGAGGATCAGATGATAGTTGCAGGTACAATGAGGCAACTGCAGACAATAAATTTTGGAACACCTCTGCACTGCCTTGTCATAGTAGGCCAGACCCATCCAGTGGAAGAAGAAATGTTGGAGTTTTACAAACTTAAAGGAGGGAGTATGCAGCAGATAGAAAATGTGactgtttga
- the LOC122316669 gene encoding probable diphthine methyl ester synthase isoform X1 — MLYIVGLGLGDEKDITLRGLEAVKKCGKVYIEAYTSLLSFGLSSDGLSTLEKLYGKSITLADREMVEEKADEILSEARGSDVAFLVVGDPFGATTHTDLVVRAKKIGVNVKVIHNASVMNAVGVCGLQLYRYGETVSLPFFTETWRPDSFYEKIQRNRGLGLHTLCLLGEFAIFTDIRVKEPTLESLCRGRKQYEPPKYMTINTAIEQLLEVEQMRGESAYSECTQCVGFARVGSEDQMIVAGTMRQLQTINFGTPLHCLVIVGQTHPVEEEMLEFYKLKGGSMQQIENVTV, encoded by the exons atgttgtaCATAGTCGGTCTGGGACTGGGCGATGAGAAGGACATTACTCTTAGAGGTTTAGAAGCAGTGAAGAAATGTGGAAAGGTTTACATAGAGGCATACACTTCACTCCTCTCTTTCGGTCTCTCTTCCGATGGCCTTTCCACACTG GAGAAATTGTATGGGAAATCAATTACACTTGCAGATAGGGAAATGGTAGAGGAAAAAGCGGATGAAATTTTATCGGAGGCTCGTGGGTCTGACGTGGCTTTCCTTGTTGTTGGAGATCCTTTTGG AGCAACAACTCACACCGATCTTGTTGTTCGAGCAAAGAAAATTGGGGTTAATGTCAAGGTGATACACAATGCATCAGTGATGAATGCTGTCGGTGTATGTGGGTTACAACTTTACCGCTATGGAGAGACCGTTTCATTACCATTTTTTACTGAAACATGGAGACCTGATAGTTTTTATGAGAAGATTCAAAGAAATCGCGGGCTCGGATTACATACACTCTGCTTGCTGGGTGAGTTTGCCATCTTTACTG ATATACGTGTAAAGGAACCCACTCTGGAATCTTTATGCAG AGGAAGAAAGCAGTATGAACCACCTAAATATATGACAATAAACACTGCCATTGAGCAACTCTTGGAGGTTGAGCAAATGCGTGGAGAATCTG CATACAGTGAATGCACTCAATGTGTGGGGTTTGCTCGTGTAGGAAGTGAGGATCAGATGATAGTTGCAGGTACAATGAGGCAACTGCAGACAATAAATTTTGGAACACCTCTGCACTGCCTTGTCATAGTAGGCCAGACCCATCCAGTGGAAGAAGAAATGTTGGAGTTTTACAAACTTAAAGGAGGGAGTATGCAGCAGATAGAAAATGTGactgtttga
- the LOC122316668 gene encoding L10-interacting MYB domain-containing protein-like, whose protein sequence is MDNEVGHNPKQERSRTRWTASLDKLFADLVVKQIQLGNRPNNVFDKKTWNLIREEFNEQTDLNFNNNQLRKHLDVLRTRFYNLKSASDQNNDYALDCYIGFDLWEDVRAQSRPEMIRVKDSPIYEQLCAIFTDSAAEGKYAQSSHYEELDKSAGMDSAGLIPCQDVGIPFSTNPSSSIHVQGNMSSAEKVIKTIAQKKRKGPSERHSFLDQRRRDQEIYDTMAEALSEMVAALKSRAVATTTGDDGFSITSCIRALDEIQDIEERLYFAALDLFEDPSLRETFISLKGDKIRLTWLRGKCGKTTYS, encoded by the exons ATGGACAATGAAGTTGGTCATAATCCAAAGCAGGAACGTTCAAGGACAAGGTGGACCGCATCCCTTGATAAGCTATTTGCAGATTTGGTTGTGAAGCAGATTCAACTGGGTAACAGACCAAACAACGTTTTTGACAAGAAAACATGGAATCTCATTCGTGAGGAATTTAATGAGCAAACAGATCTCAACTTCAATAACAATCAATTAAGGAAGCACCTGGATGTTCTGCGGACACGCTTCTATAATCTGAAGTCAGCTTCTGACCAAAATAATGACTATGCTTTGGATTGTTACATTGGGTTTGATCTGTGGGAAGACGTCAgg GCACAGAGTAGGCCTGAAATGATCAGAGTCAAGGACAGCCCCATATATGAGCAGCTATGTGCAATTTTCACAGATTCAGCAGCTGAAGGGAAATATGCACAATCCAGTCACTATGAAGAGCTGGACAAGTCTGCTGGAATGGATTCTGCTGGATTAATCCCATGTCAAGATGTTGGAATCCCATTTTCTACGAATCCATCATCATCAATACATGTGCAAGGAAACATGTCATCAGCAGAAAAGGTAATAAAAACTATTGCacagaaaaaaaggaaaggtcCATCTGAGAGACATTCTTTTTTGGATCAGAGGAGAAGGGATCAAGAAATCTATGATACTATGGCAGAAGCGTTGTCAGAAATGGTTGCTGCTTTGAAGTCGAGGGCAGTTGCGACAACAACCGGTGATGATGGATTTAGTATCACTAGTTGCATTAGGGCACTGGATGAGATACAGGACATTGAGGAACGGCTCTATTTTGCTGCACTGGACCTCTTTGAGGACCCCAGTTTAAGGGAGACATTCATATCTCTGAAAGGTGACAAGATCCGGCTGACATGGTTGCGGGGCAAGTGTGGTAAAACAACCTACAGTTAG